One Ranitomeya imitator isolate aRanImi1 chromosome 1, aRanImi1.pri, whole genome shotgun sequence DNA window includes the following coding sequences:
- the LOC138640716 gene encoding uncharacterized protein, translating to MASGSDSSHTPPLRSPASSSEEENQEEEREQQQGPRGQAVAAGRRVSQRALDEPLNIDMMVASIEARGPLWDSRDPRHADQGILRRLWIEVAQSLWDGFDSASPKAKTSFLKQLKTRWRSMKDRFRRGLKKEGQTRSGAAASRTSVYKYNRILQFLRPVLESRETHSSTRETVRPSGAVLCEAPSEQSQPSHSESRSAPPQSGEPAAGPSDVPLAEASVAPSFGSSRQHQRALDRAPMPEFLHLSTVFQNGFKALCDKMCNIERRLENIETDLSRPAKHFFTAIHNGMVEHLTPELQISVMQGRNNVYVSALQQARVMQSATNMPAVPSLAAMTPTPAAEHHHRAPRAEGHRHRHHRTEPQSSEPDRPSRGHRRDADPHPEGERRKKKKKTTTTSTTTLAMAAPKSTTRKHPGSTRSTPSTQAGSTRSTPSTQPGSTRSTPSQPGSTRSRSSQPRTLVVPPPSLTSCFANLATIHYLD from the exons atggccagcggcagcgactcgagtcacaccccaccgctgaggagtccg gcttcttcaagtgaggaggagaaccaggaggaagagagagagcagcagcagggaccacggggccaagctgtggctgcaggacggaga gtttcacaacgggccctggatgaaccactcaatattgacatgatggtggcatccattgaagcacgtggcccgttgtgggacagccgtgacccccggcacgcggaccagggcatattgcggcgtctgtggatagaggtggcacaatcgctgtgggatggcttcgacagcgcttcaccaaaggccaaaactagtttcc ttaaacaattgaagaccagatggcgctccatgaaggaccgcttccggaggggcctgaaaaaggagggacagactcgtagtggtgctgccgcttcaaggacctcggtgtacaagtataaccgtatactgcagttcctgcgaccggtccttgaaagcagaga aacacacagcagcacccgcgagactgtccgaccctctggagcggtcctttgtgaagcgccatctgaacagtcgcagccatcccacagcgagagcaggtctgcaccaccacaatctggcgaaccggcagccggtccatcagatgttcccctggccgaggcctctgtcgctccttcctttgggtcttcccgacagcatCAGCGGGCCTtggacagggcgcccatgcccgaatttttacatctgagcaccgtatttcagaatggtttcaaggcgctgtgcgataaaatgtgcaatatcgaacggcgtcttgaaaacatcgaaacggatctctcgaggccggccaaacatttttttactgccattcacaacggcatggttgaacatcttacgccggaactccagatttcggtcatgcagggccgcaacaatgtatatgtcagtgctctgcagcaggctcgggtcatgcagtcagcgacaaatatgcccgcagtaccatcgctggctgccatgactccgactcctgctgcagagcaccaccacagagctccgcgtgccgagggccaccgccaccgccaccacagaacagagccccaaagttcagagcctgacagaccttcaaggggacacagacgggatgccgacccacacccagagggagagaggaggaaaaagaagaagaagacgacgacgacaagtactacgaccttggctatggctgctcccaaaagtaccaccagaaaacaccccgggtcgacccggagcacaccaagtacccaggctgggtctacacggagtacacccagtacccagcctgggtctacaaggagtacaccatcacagcctgggtctacccggagccggagtagccagccaaggacactggtcgtccctcctccctccctcacctcctgctttgctaatctcgccaccatccactacctggattga